A region of the Stieleria neptunia genome:
CGTCTTGGCGACTTCGGATTCGTTCGACGTGGAGAATGATTTCCACGGCGGCCAGCTCGGCGTCGCGACCCATTACCGCGAAGGCTGTTGGTCGTTCAGCACGCTGGCAAAAATCGGCTTCGGATCGATCCGCCGACGAGCCGTATTGGCCGGCAGCACGTTCACGAGTATCGACGGCAACAATGCGACCGACCCCAACGGCATTCTGGTCCGCTCGACGAATTCGGGGACGCACAGCGACAACACCTTCGGCTGGGTCCCCGAACTGGACTTCACACTCGGCTGGCAAAAGTACCCCTGTTTCGACGTCACCTTCGGCTATCACATCATCGCAATGACCGACGCCTTGGAACTCAGTGGCGTGATCGATCCCAACCTGTCCGTCAACCTGGCCGACCCTGCCGTCGGTGCACAACGCCCCACGTCGAACTTCCGGCACGGGACATTCTACGTCCAAGGCATCCACTTCGGTCTGGCGTACATCTACTGACCCCACCCCGAACACCCCAAAGCACCCAGTCAACCAAAAAGGTGTCGGACACCTTTTTCTCTCCCAAAGGAATGGAATGATGGCGGCCAAGGAGCCTACGGGATGCCAACGCTTTGTGGACATGTGGGCCTTGCCGGGAGTGCATCCCAGCAACGTCGAGTTCCTGCAAAAGCTGAAAACGGCTGACACCAATCACTTCACCACGCACATGGATTGCGTCGGAACGGTCAACACCCTGGACCAGGAAACCGGTGATTGGGAAAAAACGCATCTGGTCGGGGTGCGGACCGACGTCTGGAAACCGGACGATGAGGAAATGCACAGTTGTCTGGAGGCGATGAAAGACAAACGTCGCAATGAGCTGAAACGTTCGATCAAACGCTCCGGTCGATTGAACGCGAAGCAGAAACAGAAGCTCGACGACCAATTGGCCGAAGACGAGATCATGCAGATGCAATGCGACGACATTCAAACGCGTCGCCTGGTCTTGAAATTGTTTCGCACCACCGGTGATCGCGTCCGCTGGGTCGGCACGATCGAAGAAGTCACGGCGACGGAAGTCCACAATTCGATCGGCACCGGAAAATCTCTGCTGACGATGGCCGCGATGCTCTCGCGCAATGATCTGGTCACGTACGTGCAACAGAACCATCGCACCTTTCGCATCCCGTCGCTGTTCAGTTTCTGCTATCACGACGGCGAACGCATGTGGAACCTGATGCTGCGCCGGCATTGGTTTTCGATCGGAGCCGACTTTGAAATCGAAGCCGACGGACAAGGGATCGGCGAAATCGATGGCAAACTCTTCTCCTTCGGCAGCGACAGCCATCTGGTCTTGGACGCCCACCCGCTGACCACACAGTCCTCGTTCGTCAATCTGGTCACGCTATTCGCCGCATCGGTCGGTTACCACCGCGCCATGCGAAAAAGCGTCAATCGCCGCGTCGAAGCCGCCCTGGGCGGCGAATCCCACCGCAACCTGCTGCAAAACGAAGAACTGCGACTCCGCCAAAACGGCCGCGCCGCCGCCTGATGCGTCGAAACGGGGTGGGCAGAAAAATGGTGGGCAGAAAAATGCCAGCGGAGGAATCAAGACAAGAAAATTGACGACAAGAAAACAAGAAAAACGCTGCCGCGAGGACCGGATCAGGTCCGAGTCATTTTCTTGTCACCCATTTTCCTGCCCACCATTTTTCTGCCATCCCCCCAGACCTTGCCCGATCGCGGATCCGGTAAACTCGGTCGGACTTGTTCTGTTTCCCTGCCCGTGGAGTGCTAACTTTCATGTCGCTATCGATTCGCTCGTTTGGTGGGATCACGCCACGTCTTGGCCAACGCGTCTATGTCGACCCGGCAGCCACGGTGATCGGCGACGTTGTGTTGGGCGATGATGCCTCCGTCTGGCCCGGAGCGGTCATCCGCGGTGACATGCAGCCGATCAAGATCGGCGCTCGCAGCAATGTGCAAGACACCGCCGTGCTGCACACCACCCATGACGGCGATTTCAATCCCGGCGGTTGGCCGCTGACGATCGGCGACGACGTGGTGATCGGCCACCGTGCGATCCTGCATGGCTGCACGGTCGCAAACCGCGTCCTGATCGGCAACGGAGCGGTGGTCAACGATGGCGCCGTGATCCCCGACGAAGTCATTGTCGGGGCCGGTTGTATCGTGCCGCCCGGCAAGACACTCGAGAGCGG
Encoded here:
- a CDS encoding gamma carbonic anhydrase family protein, which produces MSLSIRSFGGITPRLGQRVYVDPAATVIGDVVLGDDASVWPGAVIRGDMQPIKIGARSNVQDTAVLHTTHDGDFNPGGWPLTIGDDVVIGHRAILHGCTVANRVLIGNGAVVNDGAVIPDEVIVGAGCIVPPGKTLESGFVYVGNPCRQLRPVSEKEVRFFLYSPAHYVKMKDRYLAEAEDQ